One stretch of Elephas maximus indicus isolate mEleMax1 chromosome 22, mEleMax1 primary haplotype, whole genome shotgun sequence DNA includes these proteins:
- the STAR gene encoding steroidogenic acute regulatory protein, mitochondrial isoform X1, whose amino-acid sequence MLLATFKLCAGISYKHVLNMKGLRHQAVLTIGQELNRRALGGPTPSAWINQVRRRSSLLGSRLEDSLYSDQEMAYIRQGEEAMQKALGILSNQEGWKKENQQANGDTVLSKVVPDVGKVFRLEVVIDQPMERLYEELVDRMEAMGEWNPNVKEIKVLQKIGKDTVITHELAAESAGNLVGPRDFVSVRCAKRRGSTCVLAGMATHFGEMPERKGVIRGEHGPTCMVLHPLAGSPSKTKLTWLLSIDLKGWLPKTIINQVLSQTQMDFANHLRHHLDSNLASEARC is encoded by the exons ATGCTACTAGCCACGTTTAAGCTGTGTGCTGGGATCTCTTACAAACACGTCCTCAACATGAAGG GCCTCAGGCACCAAGCAGTGCTGACCATTGGCCAGGAGCTGAACCGGAGGGCACTGGGGGGCCCAACCCCTAGTGCATGGATTAACCAGGTCCGTCGTCGGAGCTCTCTGCTTG GTTCGCGGCTGGAAGACAGTCTCTACAGTGACCAGGAGATGGCCTACATCCGGCAGGGAGAGGAAGCCATGCAGAAGGCCTTGGGCATCCTCAGCAACCAGGAAGGCTGGAAGAAGGAGAACCAGCAG GCAAACGGAGACACAGTGCTGAGTAAAGTGGTCCCAGACGTGGGCAAGGTATTTCGGCTGGAGGTGGTGATAGACCAGCCCATGGAGAGGCTCTATGAAGAGCTTGTGGACCGCATGGAGGCAATGGGGGAGTGGAACCCCAATGTCAAGGAGATCAAG GTTCTGCAGAAGATTGGAAAAGATACAGTCATCACCCATGAGTTGGCTGCAGAATCTGCAGGAAACCTCGTGGGGCCCCGTGATTTTGTGAGTGTGCGATGTGCCAAGCGCCGAGGCTCCACCTGTGTGTTGGCTGGCATGGCCACACACTTCGGGGAGATGCCTGAGCGGAAAGGAGTCATCAG AGGTGAGCATGGTCCCACCTGCATGGTGCTTCATCCCCTAGCTGGAAGTCCTTCAAAGACCAAACTCACTTGGCTACTCAGCATTGACCTCAAG GGGTGGCTGCCAAAGACTATCATCAACCAGGTCCTATCACAAACCCAGATGGATTTTGCCAACCATCTGCGACACCATCTGGACTCCAACCTGGCCTCTGAAGCCAGGTGTTAA
- the STAR gene encoding steroidogenic acute regulatory protein, mitochondrial isoform X2 codes for MLLATFKLCAGISYKHVLNMKGLRHQAVLTIGQELNRRALGGPTPSAWINQVRRRSSLLGSRLEDSLYSDQEMAYIRQGEEAMQKALGILSNQEGWKKENQQANGDTVLSKVVPDVGKVFRLEVVIDQPMERLYEELVDRMEAMGEWNPNVKEIKVLQKIGKDTVITHELAAESAGNLVGPRDFVSVRCAKRRGSTCVLAGMATHFGEMPERKGVIRGEHGPTCMVLHPLAGSPSKTKLTWLLSIDLKALMKIVPFFLLDHTLKKINISKSY; via the exons ATGCTACTAGCCACGTTTAAGCTGTGTGCTGGGATCTCTTACAAACACGTCCTCAACATGAAGG GCCTCAGGCACCAAGCAGTGCTGACCATTGGCCAGGAGCTGAACCGGAGGGCACTGGGGGGCCCAACCCCTAGTGCATGGATTAACCAGGTCCGTCGTCGGAGCTCTCTGCTTG GTTCGCGGCTGGAAGACAGTCTCTACAGTGACCAGGAGATGGCCTACATCCGGCAGGGAGAGGAAGCCATGCAGAAGGCCTTGGGCATCCTCAGCAACCAGGAAGGCTGGAAGAAGGAGAACCAGCAG GCAAACGGAGACACAGTGCTGAGTAAAGTGGTCCCAGACGTGGGCAAGGTATTTCGGCTGGAGGTGGTGATAGACCAGCCCATGGAGAGGCTCTATGAAGAGCTTGTGGACCGCATGGAGGCAATGGGGGAGTGGAACCCCAATGTCAAGGAGATCAAG GTTCTGCAGAAGATTGGAAAAGATACAGTCATCACCCATGAGTTGGCTGCAGAATCTGCAGGAAACCTCGTGGGGCCCCGTGATTTTGTGAGTGTGCGATGTGCCAAGCGCCGAGGCTCCACCTGTGTGTTGGCTGGCATGGCCACACACTTCGGGGAGATGCCTGAGCGGAAAGGAGTCATCAG AGGTGAGCATGGTCCCACCTGCATGGTGCTTCATCCCCTAGCTGGAAGTCCTTCAAAGACCAAACTCACTTGGCTACTCAGCATTGACCTCAAG gcccTAATGAAGATAGTTCCCTTCTTCCTGCTGGATCATACTTTAAAGAAAATCAATATAAGCAAAAGTTATTAA